The Coturnix japonica isolate 7356 unplaced genomic scaffold, Coturnix japonica 2.1 chrUnrandom976, whole genome shotgun sequence genome contains the following window.
NNNNNNNNNNNNNNNNNNNNNNNNNNNNNNNNNNNNNNNNNNNNNNNNNNNNNNNNNNNNNNNNNNNNNNNNNNNNNNNNNNNNNNNNNNNACaccaaccctaaccccaaccctaaccctaaactCCAACCCTAACCCATACCCCtccccaaccctaaccctaccctaaccctacccctaaccctaacctaaccctaaaccccaaccctaacccaaaCCCTAACGCCTACCCCTACCCTAACCCCAACCTTAACCCtaaaccccaaccctaaccccaacccccaACCCTAACATAGACCCCTTcccccaaccctaaccctaaaccccaacccctaaccctaaccctaaaccccaAACCTAAACCCCTACCCCAACTCTACCCCTAAACCCTAACCCTTACCCTAAACCCCATCCCCCCActcacctttttttcctctcttcccctaCAGCCAGGACTGTGACCCCATCCGTGTCCTCATGtcccccccgcagcccccaccccatacccaGGCTGAAAACCCCCGGCACCGTGCGCCGTCTGTCCGTGAACCTAAACCCCAAACCCCTAACCATACCCTAACCCTGAGCCCAAAAcctaacccctaaccctaaccgCTAACCCTAACCCCTAAAACTAACCCTAACTCCTAACCCTAAACTGTACTCTAAACCCCAACCTTAACCCTAGCTCCCCAAAACTCCTCTCTATCCCCCATCACAGCTCCCTAACACTAAACCCCAACcaccaaccctaaccctaaagccaaccctaaccccaactCTCACCgtaaaccctaaccctaccttaaccccaaccctaaccctacctTAAACCCGACCCAAACCCtaccttaaccctaacccttcTATTGGGTAGCATTGGGTCTCGCCCTAACACTAAACCCCAACCCCCAACTataaccctaacctaaccctaaacccCAACACTAacaccaaccccaaccctaaaccccaaccctaaagcccaaccccaaccctaaaccccaaccctaaccctNNNNNNNNNNNNNNNNNNNNNNNNNNNNNNNNNNNNNNNNNNNNNNNNNNNNNNNNNNNNNNNNNNNNNNNNNNNNNNNNNNNNNNNNNNNNNNNNNNNNNNNNNNNNNNNNNNNNNNNNNNNNNNNNNNNNNNNNNNNNNNNNNNNNNNNNNNNNNNNNNNNNNNNNNNNNNNNNNNNNNNNNNNNNNNNNNNNNNNNNNNNNNNNNNNNNNNNNNNNNNNNNNNNNNNNNNNNNNNNNNNNNNNNNNNNNNNNNNNNNNNNNNNNNNNNNNNNNNNNNNNNNNNNNNNNNNNNNNNNNNNNNNNNNNNNNNNNNNNNNNNNNNNNNNNNNNNNNNNNNNNNNNNNNNNNNNNNNNNNNNNNNNNNNNNNNNNNNNNNNNNNNNNNNNNNNNNNNNNNNNNNNNNNNNNNNNNNNNNNNNNNNNNNNNNNNNNNNNNNNNNNNNNNNNNNNNNNNNNNNNNNNNNNNNNNNNNNNNNNNNNNNNNNNNNNNNNNNNNNNNNNNNNNNNNNNNNNNNNNNNNNNNNNNNNNNNNNNNNNNNNNNNNNNNNNNNNNNNNNNNNNNNNNNNNNNNNNNNNNNNNNNNNNNNNNNNNNNNNNNNNNNNNNNNNNNNNNNNNNNNNNNNNNNNNNNNNNNNNNNNNNNNNNNNNNNNNNNNNNNNNNNNNNNNNNNNNNNNNNNNNNNNNNNNNNNNNNNNNNNNNNNNNNaaccccaaccctaaccccaaccccaaccctaaacccccaaccctaacccctaccccaaccctaaccctaacctaaccctaaccctaacccaaacccTAACGCCTACCCCtaccccaaccctaaccccaaaCCTAAACCCCTACCCCAACTCTACCCCTAAACCCCAACCCTTACCCTAAACCCCATCCCCCTCACTcacctttctctctctctcttcccctacAGCCAAGTTTGTGACCCCATccgtgtccccatgtcccccccaggccccccaccctataaccaAGCTGAAATCCCCCGGCACCGTGCGCCGTCTGTCCATGAACctaaaccccaaaccccaactctaacccaaccctaaccccaaaccctaccctaaccctaccctaaccctgACCCTAAAACCaaacccctaaccctaacccctaaacataaccccaaccccaaccccaaccctaaccctaaccctaacctaaccctaaccctaacccctaCCCCaacccctaaccctaaaccccaACCCTAAACCCCAAcgcccaaccccaaccccaaccctaaccctaaccctaacctaaccctgcccctaaccctaacctaaccctaaacccCAACCCCCAACGCTAACCCCTAtccctaccctaaccctaaaccccaAACATAACCCCAAcccccaaccctaaccctaaaccccaACCCTACCCCTTACCCCAAACCTAAATCCCATCTCCCCCACTcaccttttctctctctccccctaCAGCCCCATCCGTGTCCCCATGTccgccctgcagcccccaggccccccaccctataaccaAGCTGAAATCCCCCGGCACCGTGCGCCGTCTGTCCATGAATCTAAACACTAAACCCCAACcctaaaccctaaccctaaccccatCCAAACCATAAACCCCAACCCTAACACTAATCAGGTCTCcccctaaccctaaacctaatCCTAACCCCTACaccaaccctaaccccaaccctaaccctaaactCCAACCCTAACCCCTACCCCtaccccaaccctaaccctaacctaaccctacccctaaccctaacctaaccctaaacccCAACCCCCAACcctaaaccctaaccctaacctaaccctaaacACCAACCCCCAACCCTAACCCCTTgccctaccctaaccctaacctaaccctaaacccCAACCCTTACCCTAAACCCCATCCCCTTCACtcaccttctctctctctcttcccctacAGCCAAGTCTGTGACCCCATccgtgtccccatgtcccccccacagcccccgcCCCATAACCAAGCTGAAATCCCCCGGCACCGTGCGCCGTCTGTCCATGAACctaaaccccaaaccccaactCTAACCCAAAACCCgaacccctaaccctaacctaaaCCCCAACCCCCAACCCTAAATTCCaacccctaaccctaaaccccaAACCTAACACCTAtccctaccctaaccctaaaccccaaccctaaccctaaaccccaaccctaaacctaaaccccaaccctaaccccaaccccaaccccaaccctaaccctaaccccaaccccaaccctaaccccaaccctaaccctaaccctaacccaacccccaaccctaaccccaaccctaaccctaaccctaaccctaaccctaaccctaaaccccaaccctaaccctaaaccccaacccccaaccctaaccccaaccctaaccctaaactCCAACCTTAACCCCTACCCCTACCCCAACCCTACCCCTAATCCCTcccttcatccccatcccccccactcacctttctctctctctcttcccctacAGCCCCATccgtgtccccatgtcccccccaggccccccaccccataaccaggCTGAAATCCCCGGGCACCGTGCGCCGTCTGTCCCTGAAGATGAAGAAACTCCCTGAATTAAGACGGAAATGGAGCCTGCGAAACCCCCGACACCGGGACCCCGAAACCAGCCCGTCCCCAAACAACCCCCATAAGGAATCCAGCAACGTGATAAGCCGTTATCACTTAGATACCAGCGTGATAACATCCCCCCCATCCAAACCAACCACCAAAGGGGGTTATTTAAGCGATGGAGACTCCCCCGAGCTCCCATTTAAAACACATCCAGCCCTAAATAATGAGGAATATGGGCTGGATGTGGGTGTATTTAAACCCTATTACTACAGGGAGCAGCCAaatatggggcaggggatgtCGGGGCTGGTGAACGTTCACCTCTATGGGGTGCGGGGTTGGAAGCCGCCCCGTGTGGATATAAAGGGGGTTTATTGTGAGCTGCAGGTGGATGCAGGTAATAGGGCTCGTACTGCATTGCTGCCATGTAGGGCCGCCTTCCTGCGCCTCAATCACTGCTTTAATATGGAGCTGGATGGGGCGCAGGTTATTAGGGCCGTGGTGCTGGCGAGGGAGACGGCGACGGGACGGAGCAGGATGTGCTGCCATGGGACAATagggctgcaggaggtgttCAGGGgtgagttatggggttataACCATGGGGTTATAGGGCAGGGAACAGGATGTGCTGCCATGGGACAATagggctgcaggaggtgttCAGGGGNNNNNNNNNNNNNNNNNNNNNNNNNNNNNNNNNNNNNNNNNNNNNNNNNNNNNNNNNNNNNNNNNNNNNNNNNNNNNNNNNNNNNNNNNNNNNNNNNNNNNNNNNNNNNNNNNNNNNNNNNNNNNNNNNNNNNNNNNNNNNNNNNNNNNNNNNNNNNNNNNNNNNNNNNNNNNNNNNNNNNNNNNNNNNNNNNNNNNNNNNNNNNNNNNNNNNNNNNNNNNNNNNNNNNNNNNNNNNNNNNNNNNNNNNNNNNNNNNNNNNNNNNNNNNNNNNNNNNNNNNNNNNNNNNNNNNNNNNNNNNNNNNNNNNNNNNNNNNNNNNNNNNNNNNNNNNNNNNNNNNNNNNNNNNNNNNNNNNNNNNNNNNNNNNNNNNNNNNNNNNNNNNNNNNNNNNNNNNNNNNNNNNNNNNNNNNNNNNNNNNNNNNNNNNNNNNNNNNNNNNNNNNNNNNNNNNNNNNNNNNNNNNNNNNNNNNNNNNNNNNNNNNNNNNNNNNNNNNNNNNNNNNNNNNNNNNNNNNNNNNNNNNNNNNNNNNNNNNNNNNNNNNNNNNNNNNNNNNNNNNNNNNNNNNNNNNNNNNNNNNNNNNNNNNNNNNNNNNNNNNNNNNNNNNNNNNNNNNNNNNNNNNNNNNNNNNNNNNNNNNNNNNNNNNNNNNNNNNNNNNNNNNNNNNNNNNNNNNNNNNNNNNNNNNNNNNNNNNNNNNNNNNNNNNNNNNNNNNNNNNNNNNNNNNNNNNNNNNNNNNNNNNNNNNNNNNNNNNNNNNNNNNNNNNNNNNNNNNNNNNNNNNNNNNNNNNNNNNNNNNNNNNNNNNNNNNNNNNNNNNNNNNNNNNNNNGGgaaatggggttatagggggtgggaatggggttataggggatgggaatggggttataggggattatagggggtgggaatggggttatagggggtgggaatggggttatagggggggaaatggggttataggggatcataggggttggaaatggggttatagggggtgtagggggttataggggagggaaatggggttataggggatcatagggggtgggaatggggttatagggggtt
Protein-coding sequences here:
- the LOC107307818 gene encoding rho GTPase-activating protein SYDE1-like isoform X1, producing MAEPLLKRTLSRLRGRDRTRRKKLDGKDGDHHQPGSDPDVSPEPPTSHKQNRVHISSHHHPPKTPLERLEPNEEDGNAPLSPMDPNRDEGTEGEEDSDAAELCGPGRSPGHGAYLQSLERSSRQWVLSAGKGTGWDEMNGINETEPGAAGREGEIWYNPIPEDEDPTELSSEERKGTEQEPAAGSKQDGAPSVSPCPPQAPHPITRLKSPGTVRRLSLKMKKLPELRRKWSLRNPRHRDPETSPSPNNPHKESSNVISRYHLDTSVITSPPSKPTTKGGYLSDGDSPELPFKTHPALNNEEYGLDVGVFKPYYYREQPNMGQGMSGLVNVHLYGVRGWKPPRVDIKGVYCELQVDAGNRARTALLPCRAAFLRLNHCFNMELDGAQVIRAVVLARETATGRSRMCCHGTIGLQEVFRGELWGYNHGVIGQGTGCAAMGQ